The Nitrososphaerota archaeon genome has a segment encoding these proteins:
- a CDS encoding type I glutamate--ammonia ligase, translating to GLDGIKKKIEIGDPLDENIYKLTPERRRELGIKELPGSLKEAVEALKSDREFLKPIFPSEAIERIIEIELKEYFEVSMRPHPHEFYLYFDI from the coding sequence TGGGCTAGATGGTATTAAGAAGAAGATCGAGATAGGCGATCCCCTCGACGAAAACATCTACAAGCTGACGCCTGAAAGAAGGCGTGAACTCGGCATAAAGGAGCTCCCAGGAAGCCTAAAAGAGGCGGTGGAAGCGTTAAAGAGCGACCGAGAGTTCCTGAAACCCATCTTCCCCTCAGAGGCGATCGAGCGTATAATAGAAATCGAGTTGAAAGAATACTTCGAGGTCTCTATGCGACCACATCCCCACGAATTCTACCTCTACTTCGACATCTAG